The following proteins come from a genomic window of Plectropomus leopardus isolate mb chromosome 11, YSFRI_Pleo_2.0, whole genome shotgun sequence:
- the chmp1a gene encoding charged multivesicular body protein 1a has translation MDETLFQLKFSVKQLERAAKRSEKDSEKEQAKVKKALQQKNVEVARVYAENAIRKKNEGINLLRMASRVDAVSSKIQTAVCMKGVTKNMGQVTKALDKALGTMDLQKVSAIMDKFESQVQNLDVHTSVMEDSMSSAMTLTTPQEQVDDLIHQIAEENGLEVMDQLSQLPAGATSVGAESSRSQEREDQLSRRLAQLRN, from the exons ATGGACG AAACACTCTTCCAGCTGAAG TTTTCTGTCAAGCAGCTTGAGAGAGCGGCCAAGAGGTCAGAGAAGGATTCTGAAAAGGAGCAAGCCAAGGTCAAAAAG GCTttgcaacagaaaaatgtggaaGTTGCCAGAGTTTATGCAGAAAACGCTATccggaaaaaaaatgaaggtatTAATTTGCTGCGCATGGCGTCTCGAGTCGACGCGGTGTCCTCTAAAATCCAGACTGCTGTCTGCATGAAAGGT gtGACCAAAAACATGGGTCAGGTGACCAAAGCTCTTGACAAAGCTCTGGGCACCATGGATCTCCAAAAGGTCTCTGCTATCATGGATAAATTTGAAAGCCAAGTCCAGAACCTCGACGTCCACACCTCA GTGATGGAGGATTCCATGAGTTCGGCAATGACACTGACCACGCCTCAGGAGCAGGTGGATGACTTGATCCACCAAATAGCAGAGGAGAACGGGCTGGAGGTGATGGACCAGCTCAGCCAGCTGCCTGCAGGAGCCACCTCAGTGGGCGCAGAGAGCTCTCGGAGCCAGGAGAGGGAGGACCAGCTGTCTCGACG gtTGGCTCAATTGCGGAACTGA